Genomic window (Saccharomyces eubayanus strain FM1318 chromosome XVI, whole genome shotgun sequence):
TTTTGCTCCCAATaatgctgttgttgttattcaGCCCACTTATTTTGGtagatttattttttgccTTAAAGGCATACgcctcatttttttgtaattggACAAGCAGGATATTCAGATCATTTAACACATActctgtttttttattgtagCATATGGTTACCCCATAAAGGAGGTTGGAAATATATCTGAGTGATAGatcgttttcaaaattttgaatctCGTCACATGTCTTTGGTATGGAAATATTAACRATATCCTTTTTCTTAACAGTAGACGCTGAAATGTTTGCAGAGGAGTTGCTTTTGTTCGAATAAAGGCTGTTATTTTCTCTCACAATCGAATTTCCCAATGTAGAAAGTAACCACACCGTTGTGAGGCCCTTGTATTTCTTATCGTCTCTGAAGTTCAACGAAAGAGGTGCCATTGCAGAACAACTGGAATTCCGGTTTGAGTATAGCAAATGCTCTATTAGCcgatattttctttaacaaaaataaaagtcgacaggaaaaaataacagAGGACTTAGACTGCAGAAACACTTCCTTATTTATATCCTGCTGTTCCCTTTATATCGTAAAGACGCGTAAATTTTTAACCAATCTTGCACTACTTTGCCGCCGAGGTCGACCTTCTGCTGCCgaaagaaacaaacaaaacacGCAGAGGAGGAAGGGGCAGAATAGTTGATTCAAACCAAAACCTTACCGACACCCACATTACCTTGATGAGTAACGAGCCACGCATTTACTGTTGATgtagagaaagaaaaactgagtttttcttgtagAGAGATTGCGTAGACTAGGCCTATTGGTTGCTCACAATTGTCATATAACAATAAGCGCAAGTGGTTTAGTGGTAAAATCCAACGTTGCCATCGTTGGGCCCCCGGTTCGATTCCGGGCTTGCgcacttttctttttatttttctgtCCGTTTCCGAACCTCGGGTTGACGTTATCGTTTTCGGCAGGTTACAAACCGTTTTTGCTTCCATTTCCCTTTAACATGGAGCTTGGCAGGCCTTCGGGTTTTTTCTAGCGTTTTCCAGCAGTCGGGGGCCCAACTGGTGGTGACGGTTATGGAAAAGAGGTAAttttatttcctttattgGACATGAATTCAATAGTCACAATGgcaggaaaaagaaaagggaggaaaaaatttagtaatgaaaaaaaataagagaaaaaagagaatggAAACAACAGAAGGCTACATAATTCTTAACATCTTTCCCGCTGCACAGTTTTATTTTACCGATTAATTAGTCTTAGTAATACAGTTCGTGCTTTTTCACtttataagaaaaaaaaaaaagggataAGCAGCTTAAGCACTTGTTTGAAAACTCCAAACCTCACGTTTTATAAGTCCTTTCGGTTGTTTTTATCtgtttataaataaaaaggcAAAACAAAACGTGACAGGAAAGCTCTTCCACAGAGAACAGAACTCTAGTGTCAAATAATACCGTGATCCATAAAATAAAGCTAAGACCCATTGGTCATcaaccacaacaacaaaaaaagttccTTATTTGTAACTCTAAAcatttgaacaagaaaattaagaatattcaaggaaaaaaacttgaaaaaaaaaaatggtctTGATAAATGGCATAAAGTACGCCTGCGAGAGATGCATAAGAGGCCACAGAGTAACCACATGCAACCACACAGACCAACCGCTTATGATGATCAAGCCAAAAGGTAGACCTTCTACCACTTGCGATTTCTGCAAACAACTtcgaaaaaacaagaatgcAAATCCTGAAGGCGTTTGTACATGTGGCCGattggagaagaaaaaactagCACAGAAGgctaaagaagaagcaagagctaaatcaaaagaaaagcaaaggAAACAGTGTACTTGCGGAACCGAAGAACCTTGCAAATATCATGCCCAAAAGAgacattcaagaaaatctgCATCAAACCctcaaaagaaaggaaggTCCATTTCACGTTCACAGCCAATGTTTGAAAGAGTCTTATCTTCTACTTCACTTGATAGCAACATGCTATCCGGCCATGGGGGGCTATCAGATACTTCCAGCATATTGACAAGCACATTTTTAGACAGTGAACCAGGTGTGGGCAAAATCTCAAAAGACTATCATCACGTTCCTTCCTTGGCTTCCATTTCGTCATTACAATCTTCTCAATCCTTAGATCAGAACTTTAGTGTGCCACAAAGCCCTCCGTTATCTACAATGTCATTCAATTTTCTAACGGGAAATATTAATGATACTAACCAAAATCACAACAGTCATCAGCATTCCAATTTAACCAGCAGCTGGCAAGACAGCTCGGCAAGCTTACCAGCGAAAACTGATTCGCGTTTCAATTTGATGGATAAAAATCATACAAATCACTCTGCGGGCCTTGATCTATTGGGCCATTCTAAGCGAATATCTCCCATATCGAACACTCGTGTAGGCGAGGTTAGCGTCCCACTAGAAGAATATATCCCCTCAGATATTGATGGGGTCGGAAAAGTTACTGATAAGAGCTCTTTAGTCTATGATTGGCCCTTTGATGAAAGCATGGAGAGAAATTTTAGTACAACTGCAACTGCAGCGACGGATTCAAGTAAGCTTGGCATAAATGACAATACTAGTAAcactaataatattattaatgcaaataataacaacttGATTGATAACACTATCAACAATGGCCACTGTATCGATAATATcaacaataatagtaataataataattgCAATAAttataataacaataataacaacattGACGGTAACAATaagaataacaataacaacattCCTAAACAAGAACACCAAAGCAATGGTCTATTCGATATGTTTACcgattcttcatcaatttcaacaCTATCTCGAGCAAATTTACTcttacaagaaaaaataggTTCGCAGGAAAGCCCAAGAAAAGTAGAACACTATTCAAAGGTCCCACAATTCCGTCACCAGTTGAACTCCAGAAGTAAATCATTCATTCATAACCCTGGAAACGAGTATTTGAAAACCGGCTTTGGCAATACAAGTAACAATGACATCGGAAAAGGCGTTGAAGTACTGTCACTGACGCCAAGCTTTATGGACATCCctgagaaagaaagagataGGGAAAGGGAAAGGGAAAGatcaccatcatcaaatTATATCACTGATATGCCTTTTACTCGAAAACCTAGGTCGTCCAGCATTGATGTAAACCATAGGTACCCACCCATGGGACCTGTGAACATAGCAACCTCTCCTAGTGCGTTAAACAATGCGGTAACAAGTAATCTTGATGATCAACTCAGTCTAACCTCTCTTAATTCGCAGCCATCATCAATTGCAAATATGATGATAGATCCTTCAAACCTGGTCGAACAGAGTTCCGTTCATTCAATCCCTCAACCAATCAACTCTCCAAGAATGTCTAAGACCGGAAATCgtcaagaaaaaagtctccaaatgaaaaaggaagaaagaaaccCACTAAATTGCATACAGGATTTTTCGCAACTGGATAGTTCGTCAAGCGACATGAATCAAATGTTTTCTCCTCCACTGAAAAGTGTGAACAGACCACCCACCATGAGGGAAAATTCGTCCAGTAGtaattttatatttcaAGGAAATAGCATTATTTCTACGCCTTCTGCAAGGAACGACCTTCCGGATACTTCTCCAATGAGTAGTATTCAAACAGCATCTCCACCAAGCCAATTACTTACCGATCAAGGGTTCGCAGACTTGGATAACTTTATGTCTTCGTTATGATAAACTTgttttttgtcttttgtcttttgtcttttttcctttgtcttttgcttttctgtAACTAGTTTTTTCCtcttaaatatatatatatatacctttATACACCTAATAATATATCATTGGCATTATGATTGTTCATACATATTCAGAGCTACTATTTTCTCTCTAGCCGTTCAAAACACgcattgaatttttttttattgcgttttatttctttttccttgcGCTAAACATCCACAtgcaagaacaagaatgTAGCCTCTGCttctatcttttcttttttttgccttaAGCAGTGTTAACGTTCTTTCAATGATGCGAGGAATTATGAAGTTACCGAATTACTAGGCAACGCTCTAAACAAGACTTGAAAAGGGGCACATTCTCCAGGTTGTTACTCAAGTACTTAGAAGCTAAATGACATCACCTTTTCTCTATCACCTCTTCTCCTATACTGTTCCTCTCAAGCCCCTACACCATGATGATATCACCCCGTTTTATAATTACATAAACTGGAAAAATCTATTGCAAACAAAGTCCGAGAAAACGAATGAGGTAATTAGAACCTAATAGCGAGTTTGGGTTCGAATTACGGAGCTTCACGCCTTATCTCCTCacttatcaaaaaaaacaattatgctttctttttctgcaAGCAAAGGGGACCGTGCGCAATCTGCATGGGTGGTCCAGGTCCCTAGCACTGTTTGACCAGCTCGTCATTCTGAATCCGCTTCATTCTGATGCTTAGTATATCGGCTCACGTAAAAACACACGTTTTTTTGCTCTTCGAGCAATAGCACTTGGACGAGGCACGGGGCTCTCAACGTAGCTGAAAGAATCCAGAGGCTTTGGTTTACCATGCCGGGagaatggaaaaaaaaagcaagaaaggaGTTCAaacttcattttccagCAGCCGTATCTACTGTACAGAGTCCGTGAGTTAGCCACTGATAATTAAAAGGAAATGGCTACACAAGTATCTTGTCGGGCTTTCGTAAAATCTTAAATCAGTTGCTCTTAATCTTCTTTACATAACTGGAAAGAAATTATTGGAGAGAAAAATCTAGACCTGCCAAGTCCGATAAACGAACGGCCTGCGACAAAACAGTGCAAAACCTTCATTTCTGAGGGTAGAGTCATGTAGGCGGAGACGAAAACGAAGTTTAGCTTTTCGTCAAAGTGCCCGTCTAATGTTTATCAACCTCTAAAGGTTAAATAGGTGTGACAAAAGTAATTATCTCTGTTTACATAAATAGATGTGGGGTCTTTCAGAATTCTTTCCTTCGACTGGCTGTAGTAGTCATTCTATAGTACGTAGGATATTCAATTCTggaatgaaaatttttgattctttcaTATAGACTGTgagagagagaaagaggGCACACTTAAATACTTTACTAAAATACGAGGGCAAACCAAATCTGCCAACCTATTGGTTTGTTCGGATCGATCGTTAGATATGAGGCCAAATATCCGAACTTGTGATGTAATTAATAACAAAGACGAATCACTACCTGCACTTTTATTACCGGCCCTGAGAAGTTATACATGTGGCGACT
Coding sequences:
- the HAA1 gene encoding Haa1p encodes the protein MVLINGIKYACERCIRGHRVTTCNHTDQPLMMIKPKGRPSTTCDFCKQLRKNKNANPEGVCTCGRLEKKKLAQKAKEEARAKSKEKQRKQCTCGTEEPCKYHAQKRHSRKSASNPQKKGRSISRSQPMFERVLSSTSLDSNMLSGHGGLSDTSSILTSTFLDSEPGVGKISKDYHHVPSLASISSLQSSQSLDQNFSVPQSPPLSTMSFNFLTGNINDTNQNHNSHQHSNLTSSWQDSSASLPAKTDSRFNLMDKNHTNHSAGLDLLGHSKRISPISNTRVGEVSVPLEEYIPSDIDGVGKVTDKSSLVYDWPFDESMERNFSTTATAATDSSKLGINDNTSNTNNIINANNNNLIDNTINNGHCIDNINNNSNNNNCNNYNNNNNNIDGNNKNNNNNIPKQEHQSNGLFDMFTDSSSISTLSRANLLLQEKIGSQESPRKVEHYSKVPQFRHQLNSRSKSFIHNPGNEYLKTGFGNTSNNDIGKGVEVLSLTPSFMDIPEKERDRERERERSPSSNYITDMPFTRKPRSSSIDVNHRYPPMGPVNIATSPSALNNAVTSNLDDQLSLTSLNSQPSSIANMMIDPSNLVEQSSVHSIPQPINSPRMSKTGNRQEKSLQMKKEERNPLNCIQDFSQLDSSSSDMNQMFSPPLKSVNRPPTMRENSSSSNFIFQGNSIISTPSARNDLPDTSPMSSIQTASPPSQLLTDQGFADLDNFMSSL